Genomic DNA from Streptacidiphilus rugosus AM-16:
TCCCGTCCGTTTCCGGGTCGTCGGTGAAGGTGGGGTGGGCCGGGCACTCCTCCCGCAGCGCGTCCAGATCCGCGATCACGGTGAAGTGGGGGCGCTGACCACCGGTGGTGGGGAGCTTGTCGCAGCCCAGCGCGAGGTCGGCGACCGCTTCGAGGGCGTCGCCCATCCGCTCCGGATGCGTCCGGGTTTCCCCCTCGACGGGGGTGCCCATCGCCGCCTCCAGCGCGACGCGCAGCTTCTCCCCCGCCACCGCCGACAGTTCGGCGGTCAGCACCCAGAACGGGTCATCGCTCGTGCCGGTCTGCGACAGCCTCGCGGTGGACCGGAACAGCGCCGGGGCGTCCTTCACCTGCGGCTCCTGCTCCTCGACCAGGTGGGCGCGGACCTGCCGGGCGGCCTGCTTGAGCTGCCCCAGGTGGAGTTCCTTCGCCTGCCCGACCAGGAGTTCTTCGGCCTGTTCGCGGGCCTGGGGGTCCTCCACGTCGGTGATCTCGTGGGCGATGACCTCCGCCTGGCTGGCGGAGAGTTCCCCGTCGGTGAGCGCGGTGCGGACGGTGCGGAGGGTGTCCAGGCGGCGGGCGCGGTCCACGAGCTGCTTCGCCGCCCGGTCGCTCAACTGGCCGTGCGTCTGCAGGAACCCCTTCGCCGTCCGGGAACGGGTGGCGGCGACCGCGCCGGTGCGGTCGAACACCGCGACCCGACGTGCCAGCTCCGCCCCCACCATCTCCTCGAAGCGGACCAGCGCGAGGAGCTGCTCGGCCTGGAACGGGGCGCCGGCCGCACACAGGGCGTCATCGTCCTCCGCCGCCAACGCGGCCAGGAACGTCATGCACGAGGCGGGCAGGGTCCGCAGCGGCTCGGTGCTCGCAGCACGGGCCTGGCGGGAGCTTGAGGGAGTCAGGGGATCCGCACGGAACACGTCCCCCAGCGAGGCAGAAAACACCTCACCCATGGACGCATCTCCGTCTTCACACCCGCCCCCGAACATCGAGGCGTCCATAGAACAATTATGACACCCCACCAAGCCCCACACCATCACTCACAAGAGTGAAAACCCCCAGCTCACACGGCCTCTACGGGCGTCAGGGGCAGGCCCAGCGTGCGGAAGGTGACGCGCTGGTCGAACCACATCAGGCCGACCGTCGTCGCGGTCATGAACGCCGCCATCCCCAGGTGTCCGGCGGTGGACGTGACCTGCGTGCCCAGGAGGCCGAGGATCAGGTGAACGCCGATCCTGAGCCCGATCAGCGCGCCCAGGATCGTGCGGCTGCGTCCGTTCTTCAGCATGGCGCGGACGAGCTTGCGGCGCTTGCCCAGGACCGTGAGCCCGACGAGCATGTTGACCAGGCCGAGCCCGGAGAGGGCCATCCAGGCGTCCGGGTGGAGCTTGATGATGTCGTAGGCGGCGCCCATCAGACCCTCGAACACGAAGAACCAGGGGGAGAGCGGCTTGACCCCGGCGAGCGACGCCGCCGCGTCCGAAGGCTGGTCCTTCTTGCCGAAGCTGATGAAGGCCGGCTTCGTCAGTGCCGTGGTGATGCTCATTCCGGTCGCCC
This window encodes:
- a CDS encoding HNH endonuclease signature motif containing protein, with the protein product MGEVFSASLGDVFRADPLTPSSSRQARAASTEPLRTLPASCMTFLAALAAEDDDALCAAGAPFQAEQLLALVRFEEMVGAELARRVAVFDRTGAVAATRSRTAKGFLQTHGQLSDRAAKQLVDRARRLDTLRTVRTALTDGELSASQAEVIAHEITDVEDPQAREQAEELLVGQAKELHLGQLKQAARQVRAHLVEEQEPQVKDAPALFRSTARLSQTGTSDDPFWVLTAELSAVAGEKLRVALEAAMGTPVEGETRTHPERMGDALEAVADLALGCDKLPTTGGQRPHFTVIADLDALREECPAHPTFTDDPETDGNDDVSGLLHPVGVATSTRGFRLPRWQARKESCDCRLRVILTKGQGKPVSIGRATRTVPAHLRDAVIARDRHCVWPGCTRPPTWCEAHHLTHWADGGHTSLNNLALLCGEHHTDLHHTGWELEMSNGRPTAVPPPDTPPPPNTRYPH